From the genome of Leishmania panamensis strain MHOM/PA/94/PSC-1 chromosome 4 sequence, one region includes:
- a CDS encoding hypothetical protein (TriTrypDB/GeneDB-style sysID: LpmP.04.0130): MLTCSFEQANRAWSDAPLVSAEELSGWASVAEVLLLECARTALVDVTEPSARAQLVIEYADSLAALVQTHVADVAALQRRAASAEEKRGDALARQLHAVAQECEMLGANLVSECTSRAALEEETRRLSNELLSTQGEREALQAERTVVWCAVQEAHAVAGVTCAAKATMEEHVRALCEWVRCAQAELTSAATLIEASAPLPLDVAPYQLACTSYRRILPTTPMNPVTASLLRVKEQIQHIRESSGAQRQLAADMHQHRRDEAAAPLTWSPRTRAAIATMLAPMPRPAHRSPGRPQSYTPPRSTNVSATQREVSTFASPPWRTHMVKLQEELKGLRRELGATNSSH; this comes from the coding sequence ATGTTGACTTGCAGCTTTGAGCAGGCGAATCGCGCTTGGAGCGATGCCCCGCTAGTGTCTGCAGAGGAGTTGAGCGGGTGGGCCTCTGTTGCGGAAGTACTTCTCTTAGAGTGCGCACGTACCGCCCTTGTCGATGTCACGGAGCCGTCCGCGCGAGCCCAGCTGGTTATCGAGTACGCCGACTCTCTTGCGGCGCTTGTGCAAACACATGTGGCCGACGTGGCTGCGCTTCAACGTCGCGCTGCCTCCGCAGAGGAAAAGCGGGGTGACGCCCTTGCACGCCAACTTCATGCCGTTGCTCAGGAATGCGAGATGCTGGGCGCCAACCTTGTCTCCGAGTGCACCTCTCGCGCTGCCTTGGAGGAGGAAACGCGTCGCCTGTCAAATGAGTTGCTGTCTACgcagggggaaagggaggcgcTGCAAGCAGAGCGAACAGTCGTCTGGTGCgccgtgcaggaggcgcacgcgGTGGCTGGCGTCACGTGCGCTGCCAAGGCGACGATGGAAGAACATGTCCGCGCATTGTGCGAGTGGGTGAGGTGCGCACAGGCGGAGCTGACCAGCGCCGCTACACTGATAGAGGCCTCTGCCCCGTTACCACTCGATGTCGCTCCTTATCAGCTGGCATGCACATCGTATCGCCGCATTCTTCCCACTACCCCGATGAATCCGGTTACTGCCTCGCTTTTGCGGGTCAAGGAGCAGATCCAGCACATCCGTGAGTCCTCCGGGGCGCAAcggcagctggcggcggacATGCATCAACATCGGAGAGacgaagcggcagcaccgctgacTTGGTCACCGCGAACACGGGCGGCAATAGCGACCATGTTGGCTCCCATGCCTCGCCCGGCACATCGATCGCCGGGCAGGCCTCAGTCCTACACGCCCCCACGCAGCACGAACGTTTCGGCAACGCAGCGGGAGGTGAGCACGTTTGCCTCACCGCCATGGCGCACCCACATGGTAAAGCTAcaagaggagctgaaggggCTACGGCGAGAGCTCGGCGCTACGAACTCCTCCCATTGA
- a CDS encoding hypothetical protein (TriTrypDB/GeneDB-style sysID: LpmP.04.0110) → MSSPVTSAPPAPPSPVEVHQVIARAGQRGQWERATHLFLGALHSHCVPLAETYQLVLLAALRGGGWQASVQLTKQVATSTLSTTALYHTAADLLLAKPTVDVRTSSKSLDRVVLEELVPLMLADATRHVVWRPRHRVAVLQALGKAERPQKMSVLFRRWTASTYLYGGVSRLRCSEEEGTLLMAAFGATGDWRSAETLRASLSQASAPLLVNYVRAFAVALQQTGVSSLAEPQQLVPWEMALDIAAASKQDAPLLAAVTELLNAARHAAGPADGARWWWAASTSTHAKLAELRRRVAISTRAAAQLLVEYHVTAVQVKNLLDAVRISGVLSSEAAEVSPYYVEWVNVVLVLSQYCPHALVSSDGCADGLLLLLPHPHQQVRQQRDGSTLHSLALWQYVVQSVTGRDLTNPTSVARHVIYTSSVLHYVRHAALQPAQLTKAEGSLSAALARQLYLIDHRLTHDALLTSSTGKPDALSVLLRTVSAHIHVPAAERCVRLLLCDEASSVGELVDGLLLSFLGPLNALGTPGEMCEAVCVASEAALLSSPLCYSSAQLVCLTVWYTCHQLQRGVPLVALRPALHRTASLVQQLPRSADALMLLSTQLQWCWGASLEALRSQAVPILLRREEWGILARLLECCPQPLSMQEQRILARCKGGAKVTALQNLVTAQFAKPAWEYWQGELCGTAPELPLPTSLHDSLVSLLLAQGLVTEAHTVLAGSGASMARVSRTTWSHIGLRAYNYARRWRRRQKGLQLAELWDVAALGEGGADFDDSEVRRRELTMVLALYASLALEHTQRAADATQVIAAAVDYVLQYDEAHHHRSPQRPLDFTTLHKTDTQLAAHLPDYVQCTAPRLICAALDFGDGSSSQPAMDNACSEVDGGAVSEAVRTVEFLLPLTSTSEAAVVAWSETVARLYTAAAAGATHAMSAVAALGQRLLCQAAGQNVAVAPSFLRLVLATGPLSTTLLAAARQCLLLIRDKTPTDPCRADVATTAMQVALLLADSGKHSEALEWVEKFELWARSEAAAKGETVPDPQTVMDSATQLSWLQVAHRTAQQRADQRAALCQRRREAQTAVSRVSVMLELYSRDALNRLIDCDAWEEALDAFLYVVATPPDVESLLSEGSMELMVLRDAYLSADVLNCVLLCVARSAPWRTTVQAWMLLISQVPLLPWRNCAAAITPSIHELLSAMTRENALPHEVGAVVEWMVAQLNLPTSATSVLCSFFADCVGASSSTGAGCAWTAAEAQLCAEIIAQLRRLCSEQRVQEAGRAISEAQEVLFPPPFHTLAPHSEEATALSVAPLAGSWLPPGRPPLSAEEVDTLAVVAPLLLLSSTPQLESLARQHLGGVFQAHELKALLHLYREELLQRIAAAREPDASIVQYLAQNATLRVLLSQGAEVRQAQHPEVRTRNRAAAAWMVQHVFDGFLPLSTAEELWRACEEPAARLAECRWSAVAEAELCELLLQHHGRPPTKLSTAPHLTRQAIAHYWSCFHRVLLPDMHFDPLELCCLASYAPALTEARALCPDITKPAYAAAVAELASHAYKSHFCPSRVPAEDTLAYTRRPHCPAAIAAVMTRAFKKLKVLHAQLSKVSSAAACGYCFPFQWDTRPAAAVQPPPELDRQNLATAARRIAHGATPATEVAPVRASHACITSPLLRQWTQWATRMAYAASPKSLPQAASLLLVEWTKEALQPGSGHRRADQARSEALKAAGGDNGVRVLWQEVARAGKRELQQRRCRDLSVVWRLLTSAEVWRTMDAGHVVVLRKLVCPSNAKVTALPPKHDAARYHTKKPQRKEKGGGA, encoded by the coding sequence ATGTCATCCCCGGTGACTAGcgcaccgcctgcaccaccatcTCCAGTTGAGGTGCATCAAGTGATCGCACGCGCAGGACAACGTGGCCAGTGGGAGCGCGCCACTCATCTTTTCTTAGGTGCCCTGCACAGCCACTGCGTGCCTCTTGCCGAAACATATCAGCTGGTTCTTCTGGCTGCACTACGTGGCGGTGGATGGCAGGCTAGCGTGCAACTCACGAAACAAGTGGCAACCAGCACTCTCTCGACAACAGCCCTCTACCACACCGCGGCGGACTTACTGCTCGCCAAACCGACTGTTGACGTGCGGACTTCGAGCAAGTCCCTTGATCGAGTAGTGCTGGAGGAACTCGTACCGCTCATGCTGGCCGACGCCACGCGGCACGTGGTATGGCGTCCGCGACACCGTGTGGCCGTACTGCAAGCCCTtgggaaggcagagagaccACAGAAGATGTCAGTCTTGTTTCGTCGATGGACAGCGTCAACTTATCTTTACGGTGGAGTTTCACGACTCcggtgcagcgaggaggaaggtACTCTGCTTATGGCGGCGTTCGGCGCCACCGGAGATTGGCGCTCTGCGGAAACGCTCCGGGCAAGCCTCTCCCAGGCCTCTGCACCACTTCTTGTCAATTATGTTCGCGCATtcgccgtggcgctgcaACAAACCGGAGTGTCAAGCCTAGCTGAGCCACAGCAGCTTGTTCCGTGGGAAATGGCGTTAGacattgctgctgcgagcAAGCAggatgcgccgctgctggcagcTGTAACGGAGCTGTTGAACGCGGCGCGTCATGCCGCAGGCCCCGCCGACGGAGCTCGCTGGTGGTGGGCGGCTAGCACCTCTACACACGCGAAactggcagagctgcgcagGCGTGTTGCAATCTCCACTCGTGCGGCAGCTCAGTTGCTGGTGGAGTATCACGTGACGGCCGTACAGGTTAAGAACTTGCTAGATGCCGTGCGTATCTCTGGAGTCCTGAGCtcagaggcggcagaggttTCTCCGTACTATGTGGAATGGGTGAATGTGGTGCTGGTTCTGAGCCAGTATTGCCCCCATGCGTTGGTGTCCTCTGACGGGTGCGCCGACgggctcctgctgctgctgccgcatccTCATCAGCAAGttcgacagcagcgggaTGGCTCGACACTACATAGCCTCGCTTTGTGGCAATACGTGGTGCAGAGTGTCACCGGCAGAGATCTTACGAACCCTACCAGTGTAGCGAGGCACGTTATCTACACGTCATCGGTGCTGCATTATGTGCGCCACGCTGCCCTGCAACCGGCGCAGCTGACAAAGGCTGAGGGCTCACTAAGTGCCGCGTTGGCGCGGCAGCTGTACCTCATCGACCATCGTCTCACACACGACGCTCTTCTCACCAGTTCCACAGGCAAGCCCGATGCGCTCTCTGTCTTGCTCCGCACCGTCAGCGCGCACATCCATGTGCCGGCGGCAGAGCGCTGCGtcaggctgctgctgtgcgacgAGGCTTCCAGTGTTGGTGAGCTGGTGGACGGGCTGTTGCTCAGCTTTCTGGGGCCTCTCAACGCTCTGGGGACACCTGGGGAGATGTGCGAAGCTGTGTGCGTTGCCAGCGAGGCTGCTCTACTCTCATCCCCTTTGTGCTACTCCTCCGCCCAGCTTGTGTGCCTCACTGTATGGTACACCTGTCACCAACTGCAGCGTGGTGTTCCTCTGGTTGCGCTGCGGCCTGCGCTTCACCGCACTGCTTCGCTTGTCCAGCAACTTCCACGCTCCGCGGATGCGTTGATGCTGCTGAGCACTCAATTGCAGTGGTGCTGGGGTGCTTCACTGGAGGCACTGCGGTCGCAGGCTGTGCCCATCTTGCTGCGGCGTGAAGAGTGGGGTATCCTTGCTCGGCTGCTCGAGTGCTGCCCTCAACCACTGTCgatgcaggagcagcgcatcctgGCGCGCTGCAAGGGCGGTGCCAAAGTGACTGCGCTGCAGAACCTTGTTACAGCACAATTCGCGAAGCCCGCGTGGGAGTACTGGCAAGGCGAGCTGTGCGGTACCGCTCCGGAATTGCCTCTGCCCACGTCCCTGCACGACagcctcgtctctcttctcttggcCCAGGGGCTCGTGACGGAGGCTCACACGGTGTTGGCTGGAAGTGGTGCGTCGATGGCCCGTGTGTCGCGCACAACGTGGTCTCACATCGGGCTGCGCGCCTACAACTATGCgagacggtggcgccggcgccagaAGGGGCTGCAGCTGGCAGAATTGTGGGACGTGGCCGCActaggggaggggggagcagatTTTGACGACAGTGAGGTCCGGAGACGCGAGTTGACGATGGTCCTTGCACTGTACGCTAGCTTGGCCCTGGAACACACCCAACGAGCGGCGGATGCAACTCAGGTGattgcagctgcagtcgaCTATGTGCTCCAATACGACGAAGCGCATCACCATCGCAGCCCACAACGCCCACTTGACTTCACAACGCTGCACAAGACGGATACGCAGCTTGCGGCGCACCTTCCCGACTACGTGCAATGCACCGCGCCGCGCCTCATCTGCGCTGCACTCGACTTCGGTGATGGGTCATCAAGCCAGCCTGCAATGGACAACGCCTGCTCAGAAgttgacggcggtgccgtttCAGAGGCGGTGCGTACCGTGGAGTTTCTGCTCCCCCTCACCTCAACGAgcgaagcggcggtggtggcgtggtCAGAGACGGTGGCACGGCTCTAcacggcggccgccgccggtgcgaCACATGCCATGTCAGCAGTTGCAGCGTTGGGGCAACGGCTGCTATGTCAGGCAGCGGGGCAAAATGTCGCAGTGGCGCCGTCATTTCTGCGTCTCGTGCTTGCGACAGGgccgctctccaccaccctccttgcagcagctcgacAGTGTCTCCTCCTGATACGTGACAAGACTCCCACCGACCCTTGCCGTGCAGATGTTGCCACTACTGCCATGCAGGTGGCGCTTTTGCTCGCCGACTCTGGCAAGCACTCTGAGGCACTGGAGTGGGTAGAGAAATTTGAGCTATGGGCAAGgagcgaggcagcggcgaaggGGGAAACAGTGCCGGACCCGCAGACGGTGATGGATTCGGCAACGCAGCTGTCGTGGCTGCAGGTCGCCCACAGaacggcacagcagcgcgctgaTCAGCGCGCTGCCCTCTGTCAACGTCGCCGCGAGGCGCAGACTGCTGTCAGCAGAGTCAGTGTGATGCTGGAGCTCTACTCACGGGATGCTCTCAATCGTCTTATCGATTGTGATGCgtgggaggaggcactgGACGCTTTCCTATACGTGGTGGCCACTCCACCTGACGTAGAAAGCCTCCTCTCTGAAGGTTCAATGGAGCTGATGGTACTCCGCGACGCATACCTCTCCGCGGATGTGCTGAACTGCGTCTTGCTATGTGTAGCCCGTTCTGCACCGTGGAGAACCACAGTGCAGGCGTGGATGCTGCTCATCAGTCAagtccctcttctcccctggAGAAattgcgctgctgctatAACCCCAAGCATACACGAGCTGCTGAGTGCGATGACGCGTGAAAATGCGCTGCCCCACGAGgtcggcgccgtcgtggaGTGGATGGTGGCGCAACTGAATTTGCCTACGTCTGCAACTTCTGTTCTTTGCTCATTCTTCGCTGACTGCGTCGGCGCCTCATCGTCGACTGGTGCTGGATGCGCGTggacagcggcagaggcgcagctgtgcgccGAGATAATTGCACAGCTGCGACGACTGTGTAGCGAGCAACGCGTGCAGGAGGCTGGACGCGCTATTTCGGAGGCTCAAGAAGTCCTTttcccacccccctttcACACCCTGGCGCCCCATAGCGAGGAGGCCACGGCGCTGTCGGTGGCTCCTTTGGCAGGATCGTGGCTGCCCCCAGGTCGCCCCCCGCTGtcggcggaggaggtcgaCACACTGGCTGTTGTggccccgctgctgctcctctcctcaaCGCCGCAGCTGGAGTCTCTCGCACGGCAACATCTGGGCGGCGTGTTTCAGGCACATGAACTTAAggctcttctccacctttACCGCGAagagctcctccagcgtatcgccgccgcgcgtgAGCCTGACGCGTCGATTGTTCAGTACCTCGCGCAAAATGCTACCTTgcgcgtgcttctctctcaaGGCGCGGAGGTGAGGCAAGCACAACACCCCGAGGTGCGCACTCGCAAcagagctgcggcggcatGGATGGTGCAGCACGTCTTTGACGGCTTCTTGCCACtgagcacagcagaggagctCTGGAGAGCGTGCGAAGAGCCTGCGGCGCGACTGGCAGAGTGTCGGTGGTCCGctgtggcagaggcagagctgTGCGAGTTGTTGTTGCAGCACCACGGCAGGCCCCCGACGAAGCTGAGCACCGCACCACACTTGACACGGCAAGCCATCGCCCACTACTGGAGCTGCTTCCACCGCGTTCTTCTGCCGGATATGCATTTTGATCCGCTGGAGCTGTGCTGCCTCGCCTCCTACGCTCCAGCTCTTACCGAGGCGCGGGCACTGTGCCCGGACATAACGAAGCCGGCctacgccgccgctgttgccgagCTCGCCAGTCATGCATACAAGTCGCACTTCTGCCCCAGCCGCGTACCTGCCGAGGACACCCTCGCCTACACACGTCGCCCTCACTGCCCAGCCGCAATCGCAGCAGTCATGACACGCGCTTTCAAGAAACTCAAGGTGCTGCACGCACAGCTCTCCAAggtcagcagcgcggcggcgtgcggCTATTGTTTCCCGTTTCAGTGGGACACCAggcccgccgctgctgtgcagccgCCACCGGAGCTGGATCGGCAGAACcttgccactgccgctcgGCGCATTGCCCATGGTGCGACACCTGCAACGGAGGTGGCCCCCGTTCGCGCGTCCCACGCATGCATTACATCACCGTTACTGCGCCAATGGACGCAGTGGGCGACGAGGATGGCGTACGCCGCCTCGCCAAAGTCATTACCGCAGGCGGCTTCACTGCTACTTGTGGAGTGGACGAAGGAAGCGCTTCAGCCGGGCTCCGGCCACCGTCGTGCAGATCAAGCTCGCAGTGAAGCCCTTAAAGCCGCCGGCGGTGATAAtggggtgcgtgtgttgtgGCAGGAGGTGGCACGAGCAGGGAAGCGCGAACTGCAGCAACGCCGGTGCCGTGACCTTAGTGTGGTGTGGCGACTCCTCACCAGTGCAGAGGTGTGGCGCACCATGGACGCTGGGcacgtggtggtgctgcgcaaacTTGTGTGTCCCTCCAACGCCAAAGTCACAGCACTGCCCCCCAAGCACGATGCGGCCAGATACCACACGAAGAAGCCGcagcgaaaggaaaaggggggcggtGCGTAG
- a CDS encoding hypothetical protein (TriTrypDB/GeneDB-style sysID: LpmP.04.0150) translates to MPDFSQFIKYLNANLHAPTGQYAALGGASGKGTGGVSGASEAVTLASHGDTSAFIRSCDTTWRVLLPSDAAAKESGARSSGSSATAATAHAPPPHPSVTIGRMMVSTEDRWRIQAQMRREEARTGQARKEYNKKVTRAIKVTKGPSENAFPPGRGRPL, encoded by the coding sequence ATGCCGGACTTCAGCCAGTTTATCAAGTACCTCAACGCCAACCTCCACGCACCGACTGGCCAGTACGCCGCCCTGGGCGGCGCCAGCGGAAAGGGCACTGGTGGAGTTAGTGGCGCATCCGAGGCCGTGACACTCGCTTCCCACGGTGATACCTCCGCCTTCATCCGTTCCTGTGACACAACATGGCGAGTACTGCTGCCTAGCGATGCGGCTGCAAAGGAAAGTGGGGCACGATCCAGCGGCTCatccgccacggcagcgacagcccACGCACCCCCGCCGCATCCCTCCGTCACTATTGGGCGGATGATGGTGTCCACAGAGGACCGCTGGCGTATTCAGGCGCAGATGCGCCGTGAGGAGGCACGCACTGGGCAGGCTCGGAAGGAGTACAACAAGAAGGTGACGCGCGCCATCAAAGTGACAAAGGGACCGTCTGAGAACGCCTTTCCGCCAGGTCGTGGTCGTCCATTGTAG
- a CDS encoding exosome complex exonuclease RRP40, putative (TriTrypDB/GeneDB-style sysID: LpmP.04.0140): MAQPSAVVAIGGGLRLLPQLPPTTNTDDASQALTDVFLSEFCAPLQCSSHQLHTHVPRYMVPTPASRRYTPRAGDPVLAIIARKVSQHYYYCYIGSSALAYMDALAFDGATKVNRPRLVEGDVVYCYVKPRAASSYVDGTPRSVASGVVDTAGEVETSCTAAEVGLPPKDWTSGEAVFGPLHGGRVLHLPLAYVRRLLMPMGLSPGKASAQQQKSNRTEGEISGGEEVPASYLLQLLGRRVPFEVAVGLNGLVWVRGLSSEADAMAAARRTVAVSSCISEAQYDITRAEMEARVEAYFPR; the protein is encoded by the coding sequence ATGGCTCAGCCCAGCGCCGTGGTGGCGATCGGTGGTGGTCTTCGGCTGCTTCCCCAGCTCCCGCCCACCACTAACACTGATGACGCATCGCAAGCGCTCACGGACGTCTTCCTTTCGGAGTTCTGTGCACCCCTTCAGTGCAGCAGCCATcagctgcacacacacgttccACGGTATATGGTGCCAACACCAGCGAGTAGGCGATACACCCCTCGCGCCGGTGATCCGGTGCTTGCCATTATTGCCCGAAAAGTGAGTCAGCACTACTACTACTGCTACATTGGAAGCTCCGCATTGGCCTACATGGATGCCTTGGCGTTTGACGGCGCCACGAAGGTAAACCGACCGCGGCTGGTGGAAGGCGATGTTGTGTACTGCTACGTGAAGCCTCGTGCGGCATCGAGCTACGTTGATGGCACGCCACGGTCGGTCGCCAGCGGAGTAGTTGACACGGCTGGCGAAGTGGAGACaagctgcacagcagcagaggtcgGGCTTCCACCCAAGGACTGGACATCCGGGGAGGCCGTCTTCGGACCGTTGCACGGGGGACGCGTTCTGCACCTCCCACTGGCGTATGTGCGGCGTCTGCTCATGCCAATGGGCCTCTCCCCAGGCAAGGCatcagcacagcagcaaaaaaGCAACCGCACGGAAGGCGAAAtcagtggtggtgaagaaGTGCCCGCCTCAtacctccttcagctgctgggGCGCCGAGTCCCCTTCGAGGTGGCTGTCGGCCTCAACGGACTCGTGTGGGTCCGGGGGCTCTCTAGTGAGGCTGACGCcatggctgctgcgcggcgcacTGTTGCCGTAAGCTCGTGCATCTCCGAGGCCCAGTACGACATCACTCGCGCCGAGATGGAAGCCCGCGTTGAGGCTTACTTTCCTCGGTGA
- a CDS encoding hypothetical protein (TriTrypDB/GeneDB-style sysID: LpmP.04.0100): MRRCLAPAGARVASRRSSTTVSRPVDYNLRHCSLWTENGANNTASATSTTAPVAPTSEDYRALLLDLLLYRRETLAPVVEALRRERDEVEKKMQQLDTHVRELSFIRDELRQLSEVMLNGERTRLHDVVMEHRISSAAESSNAAEREESEEIVL; this comes from the coding sequence ATGCGGCGTTGCCTGGCCCCAGCTGGTGCGCGGGTGGCGTCTCGGAGGAGTTCTACGACTGTATCACGTCCCGTTGACTACAACCTCAGGCACTGCTCACTTTGGACGGAGAACGGCGCGAATAATACGGCATCGGCGACATCAACCACCGCACCGGTCGCTCCGACCTCGGAGGACTACCGCGCCTTGCTGCTGGACCTCTTACTGTACCGTCGCGAGACGTTGGCTCCAGTCGTAGAAGCTCTACGCCGCGAGAGGGACGAGGTCGAGAAAAAGATGCAGCAGCTTGACACGCACGTTCGCGAGCTCAGCTTCATTCGTGATGAACTCCGGCAACTGTCTGAGGTGATGCTGAATGGCGAGCGCACGCGTTTGCACGACGTCGTCATGGAGCATCGCATCTCATCGGCTGCAGAGAGCTCCAACGCGGCAGAGCGTGAAGAAAGTGAGGAAATTGTACTATAG
- a CDS encoding hypothetical protein (TriTrypDB/GeneDB-style sysID: LpmP.04.0120) — MVGNYPSCTSHCPPCVRWQRWVLLVLAWAVTAVLLGNCTLAWPQFLYMQRRVELPAAPHADTDGTHASIPPRLFPGTEERGEQARMLWEEVEAKGRLSPCWKRSLQLLQAKCAEVRSEDTMRSRLGLFMATCDANSDGRTHPSFHCASTATLPSDLSTRAVRQCVQGLSDSAYAAFLQYRLHADVLCAYLEEELYQQRTEAAVAAMHLQMQRSSHMLTALQHSGAEVVALMKDSQTLQQESREAASSLRHQLGLLHNGQAAALQALQQAAGDILRTSSHTDAALGELHTRVQEAAAEALASVQALSQESLKRFAEVEAQTRGVVQLMQQVDSLHHLLTRQRLPRHRVVWVLGCILGVLVLTCLPQTAAARLPATLFTIIGCVGVPLLRWWTGQSRWLFLHETAWESLCLSLAVGLVGHCAYRYTPPNIWRHRSLAREEAIRVWDELHVLQQAKKHQLDGTLLQAYVPQIPILGLQPHPRMLRNEAPAPSLNISHAQSPLSITVSPRGGEVEGTPTTANDSHSTAPSEGSVNAPDEVSSAAGTPNRRRGRPATTGDDAAHRHTKSQRTDAADRHRCVAARTKRSTARSTSETMLRKG; from the coding sequence ATGGTCGGCAATTACCCTTCGTGCACCTCACATTGCCCCCCATGtgtgcggtggcagcggtgggtgcTGCTCGTGTTGGCATGGGCAGTAACTGCGGTCTTGCTAGGCAACTGCACGCTTGCCTGGCCACAGTTTCTTTacatgcagcgccgcgtggAGTTGCCTGCGGCGCCGCATGCCGATACAGATGGCACGCATGCGAGTATACCGCCTCGTTTGTTCCCGGGCACAGAAGAGCGTGGAGAACAAGCCCGCATGCTCTGGGAGGAGGTCGAGGCGAAAGGGCGGCTGAGTCCGTGCTGGAAGCGTTCTTTGCAGCTCCTGCAAGCCAAGTGCGCTGAGGTGCGGAGCGAGGACACAATGCGCAGCCGACTGGGACTATTTATGGCCACGTGCGACGCGAATAGCGACGGACGTACCCACCCGAGCTTTCACTGTGCCTCTACTGCTACGCTGCCATCGGACCTATCGACTCGTGCGGTGCGCCAGTGTGTCCAAGGGCTGTCCGACAGCGCCTATGCAGCCTTCCTGCAGTACCGCCTTCACGCCGACGTGCTGTGCGCCTACTTGGAGGAGGAATTGTACCAGCAGCGCACTGAAGCCGCGGTGGCTGCAATGCATCTGCAGATGCAGCGCAGTTCACACATGCtgactgcgctgcagcactctggtgcggaggtggtggctcTCATGAAGGACTCGCAAACGCTTCAGCAAGAGTCGCGCGAGGCTGCGTCGTCATTGCGTCATCAGCTTGGCCTTCTTCACAACGGccaggcagcggcactgcaggcACTTCAGCAGGCCGCTGGCGACATTttgcgcaccagcagccacACTGATGCAGCGCTCGGCgagctgcacacgcgcgtgcaggaGGCCGCTGCCGAAGCGCTCGCCTCTGTACAGGCTCTCAGCCAGGAGTCTCTCAAAAGGTttgcagaggtggaggcgcaaACGCGCGGTGTGGTGCAGCTCATGCAGCAGGTGGACAGCCTGCACCACTTGCTGACCCGTCAGCGGCTTCCGCGGCATCGTGTGGTTTGGGTGCTCGGATGCATTTTGGGCGTGCTGGTACTCACGTGCCTCCCgcagacggcagcggcgcggcttCCAGCAACTTTATTCACCATCATCGGGTGTGttggcgtgccgctgctgcggtggtggacTGGACAGTCGCGGTGGCTCTTCCTGCATGAAACGGCGTGGGAGTCCCTCTGCTTGTCGTTGGCGGTGGGGCTTGTTGGTCACTGTGCCTACCGCTACACACCACCCAACATCTGGCGGCACCGAAGCCTTGCGCGGGAGGAGGCGATTCGTGTGTGGGATGAGCTAcatgtgctgcagcaggcgaagaagcacCAGCTTGATGGTACACTGCTGCAAGCCTATGTGCCTCAAATCCCCATTCTGGGTCTTCAGCCACACCCACGTATGCTGCGGAATGAGGCACCTGCGCCATCCCTGAATATCAGTCATGCACAGTCGCCGCTCTCCATCACGGTATCTccacgcggcggcgaggtggaAGGGACTCCGACCACAGCCAATGACTCTCACAGCACCGCACCCAGCGAAGGCTCTGTGAATGCACCAGATGAAGtgtccagcgccgccggcacACCAAATCGCAGGAGAGGAcgccccgccaccacaggTGACGACGCCGCTCACCGTCACACCAAGAGCCAGCGAACCGACGCGGCAGACAGGCATCGGTGTGTCGCTGCCCGCACCAAGCGCTCAACGGCACGCAGCACCTCAGAAACGATGCTCAGGAAAGGATGA